Proteins from a single region of Terriglobales bacterium:
- a CDS encoding TetR/AcrR family transcriptional regulator, whose translation MRYSPEHKAENHEKILSVAARSFREHGGDSSGIGTVMKKVGLTKGGFYRHFKSKDDLFVEAVARAFDEMGSGMLEVAKSAPEGQALRAIIERYLSAGHANSPGMGCAFAALGPELSRKPLSVRKRIEAAREAYRERLLPFVPGQTREEKLAKFELLFPSMAGVVTAARLKLSPQGRERVLAEARKFFVKNFTER comes from the coding sequence ATGCGCTACTCGCCGGAACATAAGGCCGAGAACCACGAGAAGATTCTTTCCGTAGCTGCTCGCTCGTTTCGCGAGCACGGTGGGGACAGCAGCGGCATCGGGACGGTGATGAAGAAGGTGGGCCTCACGAAAGGGGGCTTCTACCGGCACTTTAAGAGCAAGGATGACCTCTTCGTCGAAGCGGTGGCACGGGCGTTCGACGAGATGGGAAGTGGCATGCTCGAGGTTGCAAAGTCGGCGCCCGAAGGTCAGGCTCTGCGGGCGATCATTGAACGCTATCTGAGCGCCGGCCACGCGAATTCGCCGGGAATGGGATGTGCGTTCGCTGCCCTCGGGCCGGAGCTTTCACGAAAGCCGTTGTCCGTGCGAAAGCGGATTGAGGCGGCGCGAGAAGCGTATCGCGAGCGGCTATTGCCATTTGTTCCAGGTCAGACGCGCGAAGAAAAACTGGCGAAGTTTGAGTTGTTGTTTCCCAGTATGGCTGGGGTAGTGACTGCGGCCAGATTGAAGTTGTCCCCCCAAGGGCGTGAGCGGGTGCTGGCGGAGGCGAG